From Cydia pomonella isolate Wapato2018A chromosome 26, ilCydPomo1, whole genome shotgun sequence, one genomic window encodes:
- the LOC133532118 gene encoding odorant receptor 22a-like, with protein MILNQVYDVLKKRLDDGYVNSPLDFKYVASLQFVMTTIGSWPYKQFGRNRLAAILSTYNAFLILLGTVLCVLGLIYMRESVVKLSFFDLGHNILCLIFDTMYLQRLLTARTKKYQEVIKDYLLHFNLFYFKGRSPYAAKVHAQIHIISGMFTIYVMWQMFIGLLLFIFMPWFNNYNRGMFGENRPQNSTFEHSVYYYLPDDIDTTEEEYWLLFIFNMLLSYMTTICMCVFDLLLILIVFQIWGHLRILKHNLQNVPLPENSIMYSVEENNNIRMLLKENILHHNFIIQFVNRCSDAFSEYLFAFYLFMQFNTCILLLEVTTFTADSLAKYGALTVVMHQQLIQVSILFEMLNTKSEQLTDAVYAIPWEHMDTKNKRTVLFFLHRIQTPVSLKAAKVVPVGVNTMSAVLKTTFSYYMMLKALAGER; from the exons ATGATTTTAAACCAAGTGTATGATGTTTTGAAGAAGAGACTTGATGATGG TTACGTGAACTCGCCTCTGGATTTCAAGTATGTGGCTTCACTGCAATTCGTGATGACAACCATAGGCTCCTGGCCATATAAGCAATTTGGACGAAATCGTTTAGCGGCCATTTTGTCTACGTACAACGCCTTTCTAATACTCCTTGGCACCGTTTTGTGCGTTTTGGGCTTAATCTATATGCGTGAGAGTGTAGTAAAACTGTCATTTTTTGATTTGGGccataatattttgtgtttgatTTTCGATACCATGTATCTG cAAAGACTATTGACGGCAAGGACAAAGAAATATCAAGAGGTAATAAAGGATTATTTACTTCACTTTAACTTGTTTTACTTCAAGGGCCGGTCACCATACGCTgcaaag GTACACGCGCAAATCCACATTATATCAGGAATGTTCACGATCTACGTGATGTGGCAGATGTTCATAGGATTGTTACTGTTCATATTCATGCCGTGGTTCAACAACTATAACAGAGGCATGTTCGGCGAAAACCGGCCCCAAAACAGCACGTTCGAGCACTCTGTATACTATTATCTACCTGATGACATTGATACAACTGAAGAGG aatattGGCTATTATTTATCTTCAATATGTTACTTTCCTATATGACCACAATTTGCATGTGCGTTTTTGATCTCTTACTGATCTTGATAGTGTTCCAAATTTGGGGGCACCTGAGGATTCTGAAGCATAATTTGCAAAACGTTCCACTGCCGGAAAACAGTATTATGTACTCAGTTGAAGAGAATAATAACATACGAATGTTATTGAAGGAGAATATATTACATCACAACTTTATTATACA ATTCGTGAACAGATGCTCGGACGCATTCAGCGAATATTTGTTTGCGTTCTACTTGTTCATGCAGTTCAACACCTGCATCTTACTGCTGGAAGTCACTACGTTCACCGCGGACTCGCTGGCGAAGTACGGCGCCCTAACCGTCGTCATGCATCAGCAGTTAATACAAGTGTCCATATTGTTCGAGATGTTGAACACCAAG AGTGAGCAGCTGACCGACGCTGTATACGCCATCCCGTGGGAGCATATGGACACGAAAAACAAGAGAACTGTGTTGTTTTTTCTGCACAGGATTCAGACCCCAGTCAGTCTGAAGGCCGCCAAGGTCGTCCCTGTGGGGGTCAACACTATGTCCGCA gtTCTGAAGACCACGTTCTCGTATTACATGATGCTGAAGGCGTTGGCTGGGGAGCGATAA